A window of Otariodibacter oris genomic DNA:
TCTATTTCTGTATAGGTTAAAGGTTTGGTTGTTCTAGCCATAAAATCCCTCGCTTAGTAGTACGTTTTAGTAGTACGAGTTTGTTTATTTTAGTAGTACGCATTCAGTTTTTAGTAGTACGGTTTATTTTCTAGTACCGCTGATTTAGTGGTATGGGTTAATTAAGGCGTACTTAAGGCGTATAGGTTTTAGTAGTACGAGGTAAAATATCGTGTTGAAAAAACAAGGTAAGCTAAAGCCTTATATATCAAGCCTTGCGGAATTTTTAGTAGTACGACCCATACCCCATAGGTAAGCCATACTACTAAACGTACTACTAAAAGTCCATGATTTAGGCTTACGTCGGCGTACATCAAAAGACAATAAAAAAGCCCTGAACCGTTGTGGCTCAAGGCTTTTCTTTACATCCGATTACATCGAATTACATTGATTTGGTGGAGCTGGGGGGATTTGAACCCCCGTCCGAAATTACTCTACCGTCAGTACTACACGTTTAGTCTGATCTTTAATTTCGTAAGCTAACTGCGGACAGACACGCCATTAACAAACTAGCTTGATTCAATTTAATGCTTCGATCCTCAAGCAGAGGCTTCCACACGATCTCGTTTGGGTTTGACTCCTCTTGATCCCCGTCTTACGAGCGAAAGCTGGGGAGAGAAGGCTCTATGCAGGTTATTAAGCTGCTAGTGCGTATTGTTCGTCGTTTGCGACTATTATTTTGCGGTTTATTTACGAGGCCTACCGCACCTCGACGTGCACCTTGGGCTTCGCTAATCCCGTCGAATCCAGAATCAGCCCCAAAAAGTTTGTCGATTCTATCAGAAAGCGGTAAGATCTGTAAACTTTTTTACAGTTTGATGTTCAAACTGTTTTTATACGAAGCGAGATCCAAATGAAAAATAATCCGAAAACAGAAATCCTTGAAGATGAAGAGGATGAGATCATCGAGCCTGAAATTGAAGTTATTGATGATGATGTTGATGAAGAAATCGATCAAAAAGCATTATCCAGTACTATGCTCGTGCCTCAAGGTAATTTGGATAGCTATATTCGTATGGCAAACCAATATCCAATTTTAACTGCTGACCAAGAAAAAGAATTAGCAGAGCGTTTTTATTATGATGAAGATTTAGATGCAGCAAAACAGCTCATTCTTTCTCATTTACGCTTTGTGGTCCATATTGCACGTGGCTATATGGGATATGGTTTACCTTTAGCTGATTTGATCCAAGAAGGCAATATTGGATTGATGAAAGCGGTAAAACGATTCAATCCTGAAGTTGGTGTTCGCTTAGTCTCTTTTGCTGTCCATTGGGTTAAAGCTGAGATTCACGAATACGTCTTACGTAATTGGCGAATTGTGAAAGTTGCGACGACAAAAGCACAACGTAAACTCTTCTTTAATTTGCGTAAAAATAAACAACGTCTAGCATGGTTTAATGAAGAAGAAATTCAAAAAGTTGCTGATGATTTAGGTGTTTCGACCGATGATGTCAAAGAAATGGAATCCCGTATGACAGGGCAAGATATGGGATTTGATTTACCTGTTGGGGATGATGATGAATCTTATGTACCTTCTATGTATGTGGAAGACGATTCCTCTAATTTTGCGGAAGAGATTGAAGATGAACAGCACAATGGTAAAGCAACCGCTCAATTAATGTACGCACTTGCTCAATTAGATGAGCGTAGTCAAGACATCATCAAAACTCGCTGGTTAGATGATGAGAAAGCAACCTTACACGAACTTGCGGATAAATATAATATTTCAGCTGAACGAGTCCGCCAATTAGAAACGCAAGCACTGAAAAAAATCAAAGAAGCAATGACGATAGACGTTGAATAAAATACAAGCGGTAAGTTATGCAAAATATTTTACGAAACTTACCGCTTGTTGATCTCATAATTTGAATTCAAAGATTAATTACATCTTCTCAACGGTTTTAATACCGAGTAATTCTAAACCTTGTTTTAAGGTTTTAGCCGTTAAGCTTGCAAGTTGTAAACGGCTTTGTTTAATATCATCTTCTGCATTAAGAATTGGGCA
This region includes:
- the rpoH gene encoding RNA polymerase sigma factor RpoH; protein product: MKNNPKTEILEDEEDEIIEPEIEVIDDDVDEEIDQKALSSTMLVPQGNLDSYIRMANQYPILTADQEKELAERFYYDEDLDAAKQLILSHLRFVVHIARGYMGYGLPLADLIQEGNIGLMKAVKRFNPEVGVRLVSFAVHWVKAEIHEYVLRNWRIVKVATTKAQRKLFFNLRKNKQRLAWFNEEEIQKVADDLGVSTDDVKEMESRMTGQDMGFDLPVGDDDESYVPSMYVEDDSSNFAEEIEDEQHNGKATAQLMYALAQLDERSQDIIKTRWLDDEKATLHELADKYNISAERVRQLETQALKKIKEAMTIDVE